The proteins below come from a single Cryptococcus neoformans var. neoformans JEC21 chromosome 14 sequence genomic window:
- a CDS encoding chromosome organization and biogenesis -related protein, putative, with translation MSIDPAGSQASRQLPINLFTRSPTDAIPQSTYFIPSAWRRFQLSELINQVLGNTAENGSKPVPFDFLVNGEVLRGSLEAWVKKNRGGDEESQIDVEYVRSVMPPEEAARVEVEDWVSGLSLSRKGYVLLSSYLSHLQVLPLSAAAQSSSALYTLPLPTSLGATSCTWVSPQTQETDILVAAGGVDRQTHVYSIPSLSPDTADAPRELYTLHGHTGPISSVIASSSGKEIVTGSWDGNINLYVLPDAEPTEHQVPADPVSYLPGQGTKKRRKLEKDQEKAPIEGLTDGDATGEGGWRRAPDAVMRGHTGRVGGLVWDKLDSGKIWSAGWDGSVRGWEVETGAAGALRQGPFDKSALCVDQWKMNGTLATGNMDRTICLWDTRQATSLISLTLPTTSPVPSVTCHPTSPFTLASATYSGVVQIWDIRSPKTALFTVSKAQSKLADPNRKVTKNGKVLGERLLAVDWNGEVLVAGGEDGEVGIWRARGE, from the exons ATGTCGATCGACCCAGCTGGATCACAGGCATCTCGCCAACTCCccatcaacctcttcaccaGGTCTCCAACAGATGCCATCCCCCAGTCTACCTATTTTATTCCCTCCGCCTGGCGTCGATTCCAACTCTCAGAACTCATAAACCAGGTTCTCGGTAACACCGCTGAAAATGGAAGTAAACCTGTGCCATTTGACTTCCTTGTAAACGGTGAAGTTCTTAGGGGCAGCCTAGAAGCGTGGGTGAAAAAGAACaggggaggagatgaagaaagtcAGATTGATGTTGAGTATGTGAGGAGTGTGATGCCGCCAGAGGAGGCTGCGAGGGTCGAGGTCGAGGATTGGGTGTCTGGCTTGAGCTTAAGCAGGAAAGG ATACGTGCTTCTTTCATCCTACCTATCTCACCTGCAAGTCCTCCCTCTTTCAGCTGCTGCTcaatcatcctctgctCTTTAcactcttcccctccctaCTTCCCTTGGTGCTACATCCTGTACCTGGGTTTCTCCTCAAACTCAAGAAACCGACATTCTCGTCGCTGCCGGCGGTGTTGACCGTCAAACCCACGTTTACTCTAttccctccctctcacCCGACACTGCTGATGCTCCTCGCGAACTCTACACCCTTCACGGCCACACCGGTCCTATCTCTTCTGTTATCGCTAGCTCCTCCGGTAAAGAAATTGTAACAGGTTCATGGGACGGTAACATCAATCTCTACGTCCTTCCCGACGCGGAGCCAACAGAACACCAAGTTCCTGCCGACCCCGTGTCTTATCTCCCTGGCCAAGGTACCAAGAAGCGTCGGAAGCTCGAGAAAGACCAAGAAAAGGCTCCTATAGAAGGTCTCACTGACGGTGATGCTACCGGCGAAGGTGGATGGAGGCGGGCGCCTGATGCTGTCATGCGTGGCCATACCGGCAGGGTCGGCGGCCTCGTTTGGGACAAGCTTGACAGTGGTAAGATCTGGAGTGCTGGCTGGGACGGAAGCGTGCGTGgatgggaggtggagaCTGGTGCTGCCGGAGCGTTGAGGCAGGGACCGTTTGATAAGTCTGCGCTGTGTGTGGAtcagtggaagatgaatgGAACTTTGGCGACCGGTAATATGGACAGGACGATTTGTCTTTGGGATACTCGACAAG CTACCTCCCTGATTTCCCTTACGCTTCCCACCACGTCCCCCGTCCCCTCTGTTACATGCCACCCTACATCCCCCTTCACCCTCGCCTCTGCCACTTACTCTGGCGTCGTCCAAATCTGGGATATCCGATCACCCAAGACTGCCCTTTTCACCGTTTCAAAGGCGCAGAGCAAGTTGGCCGATCCTAATAGAAAGGTTACAAAGAATGGCAAGGTTTTGGGTGAGAGGCTGTTGGCGGTTGACTGGAATGGAGAAGTTTTGGTTGCGGGTGGTGAAGACGGCGAGGTTGGGATCTGGCGAGCGAGAGGAGAGTAA